A stretch of the Macaca thibetana thibetana isolate TM-01 chromosome X, ASM2454274v1, whole genome shotgun sequence genome encodes the following:
- the MAGEB17 gene encoding melanoma-associated antigen B17, which yields MQKEALSRAPPLGDPAGTWLDVAHSDFRPPGKLPEGEDLHLRDATSGYQNPRTGWLSRCPPPTPSCLLPLSTVIMPRGQESKRRAREKRRQARGEDRCLRGAQATAAEKEKLPSSSSPACQSAPQSFPAAGIPQESQRASYPSSPAAAVSLTSSEEGAKGQKGESPNSFQGPSSSESTGRDLLNRKTGELVQFLLNKYIRKEPITREAMLKVINRTYKQHFPEILRRSAENVEVVFGLYLKEMDPSRQSYVLVSKLDFPDQGSLGDDGGFPRSGLLMVLLSTIFMHGNRATEEEMWECLNALGMYKGRKHFIYGEPQELLTKDLVREGYLEYRQVPSSDPPRCEFLWGPRAHAETSKMKVLEFVAKLNDTVASTYKSQYEEALREEEEQARARAAARASARARVSRSSQP from the exons ATGCAAAAAGAGGCCCTAAGCAGAGCCCCGCCCCTGGGCGACCCCGCAGGGACTTGGTTGGATGTGGCTCACTCCGACTTCCGCCCGCCAGGGAAGCTGCCGGAAGGTGAAGATCTTCATCTGAGGGACGCCACCTCAGGCTACCAGAACCCCAGGACTGGTTGGTTATCAAG GTGCCCACCTCCTAcaccctcttgcctgctgcccctGAGCACAGTCATCATGCCTCGCGGTCAGGAGAGTAAGCGCCGTGCCCGTGAAAAACGCCGCCAGGCTCGAGGTGAAGACCGATGTCTCAGGGGTGCTCAAGCCACCGCAGCAGAGAAGGAAAAGCTGCCATCCTCCTCCTCGCCTGCATGCCAGAGTGCTCCCCAGAGCTTCCCCGCTGCGGGCATTCCTCAGGAGTCCCAGAGAGCCAGCTACCCCAGCTCTCCTGCTGCAGCTGTGTCACTCACAAGTTCTGAGGAAGGTGCCAAGGGCCAAAAGGGGGAAAGTCCCAACTCCTTCCAAGGCCCGTCCTCCTCTGAGAGCACAGGAAGAGATCTTCTGAACAGGAAGACGGGCGAATTGGTGCAGTTCCTGCTCAACAAGTATATAAGGAAAGAGCCCATTACGAGGGAAGCCATGCTGAAGGTTATCAACAGAACATACAAGCAGCACTTCCCTGAGATCCTCCGGAGAAGCGCTGAGAACGTAGAGGTGGTCTTTGGCCTCTACCTGAAGGAAATGGACCCCAGCCGTCAGTCCTATGTGCTTGTCAGCAAGCTGGACTTTCCCGATCAAGGAAGCTTGGGCGATGATGGGGGTTTTCCCCGGAGCGGGCTCCTGATGGTTCTCCTGAGCACCATCTTCATGCATGGCAACCGTGCCACTGAGGAAGAGATGTGGGAATGCCTGAATGCATTGGGGATGTATAAGGGTAGGAAGCACTTCATCTATGGGGAGCCCCAGGAGCTTCTCACCAAAGATTTGGTGCGAGAGGGGTACCTGGAGTACCGGCAGGTGCCCAGCAGTGATCCTCCACGCTGTGAGTTCCTGTGGGGTCCCAGGGCCCATGCTGAAACCAGCAAAATGAAAGTCCTGGAGTTTGTGGCCAAGCTCAATGATACCGTTGCCAGTACCTACAAGTCCCAGTATGAGGAGGCtctgagagaggaggaagaacaaGCCAGAGCCAGAGCAGCAGCCAGGGCTAGCGCCAGGGCCAGGGTTAGCAGGTCCTCTCAGCCGTAG